A region from the Variovorax sp. RKNM96 genome encodes:
- a CDS encoding Com family DNA-binding transcriptional regulator, giving the protein MEEIRCGACRRKLGMGVFSHLVIKCPRCGAMNTLRAARPTPERPERLSTERVPHAIVTHHSLAGRQTPPG; this is encoded by the coding sequence ATGGAAGAAATCAGATGCGGCGCATGCCGCCGGAAGCTGGGCATGGGAGTCTTCTCCCACCTGGTCATCAAGTGCCCCCGCTGCGGGGCCATGAACACCCTGAGGGCCGCGCGCCCCACACCCGAGCGCCCTGAGCGCCTTTCAACCGAAAGAGTGCCTCATGCGATCGTCACCCATCATTCCCTGGCTGGGAGGCAAACGCCGCCTGGCTGA